The Maniola jurtina chromosome 13, ilManJurt1.1, whole genome shotgun sequence genomic interval AGTTGCTAAAATGACCAGaaagataattttatgtaataattaagTCTTATGGGTTGAAAATACCTAGTCAATATAAATAAGGCAGAAATTTAATGAGCGCCAAATACCTCCTTAGTTATTTCTGTAACAGTTGGTGTCACGTAAaaatgcgacgggtctgcccgcagaattcaaattttatttggtttttcgcaatttgtgaactaatacgacaaagtacgcttatggcattctatttgcgacaataacagtatcatccccacctatttatataaaaatctttacttgaaagggtccagtttaagaaattagctctagtatcgactgtaactcacaaattagtcgatactagagctaatttcttaaactggaccttatcaagtaaagatttttatataaaaacgtggaaatgatactgccattgttgCAATTAGAATGCCTACTAAAATCTACAAAACTGGTTGACtgtgaaagctagcagacagaaagacaccactttcgcatttaatacCTGAACTGAGTGTGATCTAGTCAAAGGTGATACCTAAATAGTAAtgtgaaacttgaaatttttatttctcaAACAATTTTATTGGTCACTGAAagaatattttagtttttacaactggaatattatgtatttatctaagtaggtaggtacctatacctaggtagtataaaacaacattatgattatattacatttaaatacctagtgttttgattttattcttaacatattttaaatattatagacTACGAAATATCTGCCCCTGGCGTGCCCTGGCTATCATATTGTGTTATGTCTAACTGATCCACCCGGCCTCCTCAGGTTATACCTGTAGTATGTAATGCACAATATATAGcctattaaaattggtttagtagtttcaaagtttatcGATTATAAACTATGTTggatcaaattatttttatacttaaaatttaaatctcgCGGGTTTTGAGCCATAGAAATCAATAGATCTATAGAGCACTCCCTGTCAGCCAGCATTACAGTTATATACTCTTTGTTacagtgattacatactctttggttgtTGGTTACATTCTCTTTTGGCAGCCATAAATAGTGATCTGTATTCTGTGGCCAGCTGTTTGTCAGTTGTCTTTGTTTTGTTTATGCTGTCGATTGTAGAATGTTACACTTTTTactactttaattattattattaagaatcACAGATCATTAAACAAATTCAGAATTTATAAATTACATTACATCGGCTTCTCAAAGAACTATCAATTTAACAATGGCGGATAGGCTAACGCAGTTACAGGATACCATTAATCAGGTATGTACAGAAGATTAGGTACCCGATTTGCATGGGCACTACAAGGGGcactatttcaattttcatttgaTGTTAGTAATATTACCGGGATCGACGGCGTAACATGCTCTCATAGGACGAAAAAGTAACTGATTGATCCGACTGGTCCGAATTCAGCGGACCAGTCAGACCATTCAGTTAGGTACTGATTTGGCTTAATGCTACTGACTCAGAGTAATCGACTTACATGCACTTTTACAACTAGACCAACATGGCTCATGGATAACTTGAGTTCCAGTTGGACGTGCAAAACATGCGGCAGACAGCGGGCGCCAGCTGATCACCTTATACACCATATACCATGATAATCTTGTTTTGCAAATGATCCAACAAACATTCTAACTCATTCAactctcgggcacgcacctctaactttacagAGTTATATGCagtttaaacaaattaatatcagagctttaacagtgaaggaaaacattgctaGGAAACCTACACGTCTGAGGGTCCCCCCATAATGTTTCCAAACAGTTGTGTGAAGTTTGTCAATCTGCACTAGGCCTGAGTGACAATGAGTGAGGCTTAACTCTTGTTGCTCAGGCTGGCAATGACCTGATCATGATTATTTGCTTTTTCAGCAAGCCGAGCATTTCTGCAACAGCATAGGTATTTTACAACAATTTTCAATACCTAGTAAGTTCCCTGGGTTTGAGAGAAGCGGGTCGCAGACACCACAGCAACAGCAGAACCAGGAGGACTATGCTTTGCTATTCGCTACATTGATTTCCCGCTGTGCCAAGGACATTGACACACTTATAGAGTCGTTGCCTAGTGAAGAAAGTTCTACTGAACTTCAGGTGCAGAGTTTGAGACGATTGGAGGCTGAGAATAAGGAAGCTGCTGAGCAATTAGAGGAAGTGAGTGTGTACCCGTTTTACTAAAACACTTTCAGTACAAAATCAACATAATTTCTTTGTGTAGGCTTGATAGCTCTAAGTATTAAGCTCTATCAGTTAGAACTAAATACTATTGATTGACGATTATTATTCCATCAAAGTTTATCCAATTTTGATGGAATTCTATACAGAGATAGTCATCCCGGGGATATCAATCATGGGTtttcacaagatttttaaaaaggtCAGTtcaaaaatcaaagttcccatgggaataaaataaaatataaacccaTGAATTCGAACAGACTAAATTACAATCACTATCTGAATAACTTCGTAAAGTTAGATGTatgtgcccaggatcgaacccctgacctccgattaggaggcagaCGTCCTAACTCTTAAGCACTAGGCTATTACAGCTTACTAGTTTATAACACACCTTGTGAATACTTGAACAGCCCTAACTCTGCAAAGGAAGCATGCTTGCCTGGGATTAAATCCTGGACCCCTAAGCTATTACTGCTCTTTTCTGTCATCATCTAGTTTGTGTTAAATAAATTACGCTTGGATGGTAGATTTTGGTGGAGATTAGTTTCTGCAAAGTAAAATTTGCTTTTTGACTTTTAGGTTGTGCGTCAAGGAGAAATACTCTTGGAGAAGATACAAGGAGCCCTTAGTGATATTGCACAGAGTCAGCTTGATATGCAGAATCCTGCCCTAATTCTAAATAAGGATGTGAAACCTCAGTTATAGGATATGAGAAGATCCAGTATGTGGGGCAATGGCAGACATGATGCTTTTAGCATCAGCGATCGGCGTTTTAGTTGCTTTTCGGAAGCTCGATTCCGCGTTTGAATGCTCTACTCCAAGACACATACAATCCCAAGTTCTAGCGATCAAGTCGATTTTTGGAA includes:
- the LOC123870827 gene encoding mediator of RNA polymerase II transcription subunit 21 — protein: MADRLTQLQDTINQQAEHFCNSIGILQQFSIPSKFPGFERSGSQTPQQQQNQEDYALLFATLISRCAKDIDTLIESLPSEESSTELQVQSLRRLEAENKEAAEQLEEVVRQGEILLEKIQGALSDIAQSQLDMQNPALILNKDVKPQL